In the Natronobacterium texcoconense genome, one interval contains:
- a CDS encoding class I SAM-dependent methyltransferase: MKGQEWYQADDVAEEYDDKRFSKGGQLIDRREKEAVLEAIMPVEDRNVLEIACGTGRFTVMLAEQGADVVGLDISAAMLQQGRQKAKDADPEGQLEFLRGDAGRLPFPDDHFDTVIAMRFFHLADDPEAFLREMRRVSRDQIVFDTFNRFSARSVYNWALPMGSRLYSKSEVSELLAKTDLTLVDVEDDFLAPYGLYRSIPNGLANPIRQIDEAVGGNSVTDHLASVSYWNTRLR, translated from the coding sequence GTGAAAGGACAGGAGTGGTACCAGGCCGACGACGTCGCCGAGGAGTACGACGACAAGCGATTCTCCAAGGGTGGTCAGCTGATCGACCGTCGGGAGAAAGAGGCGGTCCTCGAGGCGATCATGCCCGTCGAGGACCGGAACGTCCTCGAAATCGCCTGTGGTACCGGGCGATTTACCGTCATGCTCGCCGAGCAGGGAGCAGACGTCGTTGGACTCGACATTTCGGCGGCAATGCTACAGCAGGGACGACAGAAAGCAAAAGACGCCGACCCCGAGGGACAACTCGAGTTCCTCCGGGGTGACGCGGGACGACTTCCCTTCCCGGACGATCACTTCGACACCGTCATCGCGATGCGGTTTTTCCACCTCGCGGACGACCCCGAAGCGTTCCTCCGGGAGATGCGTCGCGTCTCGCGCGATCAGATCGTCTTCGACACGTTCAACCGCTTCAGCGCCCGCAGCGTCTACAACTGGGCGCTGCCGATGGGGTCGCGACTCTACTCGAAGAGCGAAGTCTCGGAGTTGCTCGCGAAGACGGACCTGACGCTGGTCGACGTCGAAGACGATTTCCTCGCCCCGTACGGACTCTACCGATCGATTCCGAACGGACTCGCGAACCCGATCCGGCAGATCGACGAGGCCGTCGGCGGGAACTCGGTAACCGACCACCTCGCGTCGGTTTCCTACTGGAATACGCGGCTCCGCTGA
- a CDS encoding DUF7839 domain-containing protein yields the protein MVDVLDNKRAATRFRILVQIAERQPAVSQGEIAEEVGVTSQAVSEYIRELVDDGLVEKEGRSRYRVTKEGVDWLFQAAGDVRRFANHVTEDVLGAMGEDAAIATDDVEEGDIVSLSIEDGLLHATPGNEGGATGVVTTDAEAGTDVGVTSFEGVIDLEPGSVTVLQIPAVRSGGSRAADLENVSDRCDEADLVVATGVEAVVTCREADTEPAASFAVGDVAAAAAERGLEVVAVTTADATGRVTDTLRDADVSYEVLEA from the coding sequence ATGGTCGACGTCCTCGACAACAAGCGGGCTGCGACGCGGTTCCGGATCCTCGTCCAGATCGCCGAGCGACAGCCTGCAGTCAGCCAGGGAGAGATCGCCGAGGAAGTCGGCGTCACGAGTCAGGCGGTCAGCGAGTACATCCGCGAACTCGTCGACGACGGCCTCGTCGAGAAAGAAGGCCGGTCCCGCTATCGCGTCACCAAAGAAGGCGTCGACTGGCTCTTTCAGGCCGCCGGCGACGTCCGGCGGTTCGCAAATCACGTCACCGAGGACGTCCTCGGCGCGATGGGCGAAGACGCCGCCATCGCGACCGACGACGTAGAGGAGGGCGACATCGTCTCCCTGTCCATCGAGGACGGCCTCCTCCACGCGACCCCGGGCAACGAAGGGGGCGCAACCGGCGTCGTCACGACCGACGCCGAGGCCGGCACCGACGTCGGCGTCACCAGTTTCGAAGGCGTCATCGACCTCGAACCCGGATCCGTGACCGTCCTGCAGATCCCCGCCGTCAGAAGCGGCGGCAGCCGAGCGGCCGACCTCGAGAACGTCTCGGACCGCTGTGATGAGGCCGACCTCGTCGTCGCAACGGGCGTCGAAGCCGTCGTCACCTGTCGCGAAGCCGATACCGAGCCAGCCGCCAGCTTCGCCGTCGGCGACGTCGCTGCCGCGGCCGCCGAACGCGGCCTCGAGGTCGTCGCCGTCACGACCGCCGACGCCACCGGACGGGTCACCGACACGCTGCGGGACGCAGACGTCTCTTACGAAGTGCTCGAAGCTTAA
- a CDS encoding HAH_0734 family protein, which produces MKQLIIHGDPGIRKGAIVEHGGEELVCFGINRNGEWHGPEEVQLWCTVGDQSEYEDYEKRNYVPHFLDVERVDAEEIQVVRAKGDLAV; this is translated from the coding sequence ATGAAGCAGCTCATCATTCACGGGGACCCCGGAATCCGGAAGGGAGCCATCGTCGAACACGGCGGGGAGGAACTGGTCTGTTTCGGCATCAACCGCAACGGCGAGTGGCACGGCCCCGAGGAGGTCCAGCTGTGGTGTACCGTCGGCGACCAGTCCGAGTACGAGGACTACGAGAAGCGAAACTACGTTCCCCACTTCCTCGACGTCGAGCGCGTCGACGCCGAAGAGATCCAGGTCGTCCGAGCGAAAGGCGACCTCGCCGTGTAA
- a CDS encoding M48 family metallopeptidase, with protein MTLTPDRWLQIRIAAALVLVVGVNVFVLSVLAWSTLQVLSASGRSIPVESGLPLTAGAVLLGAIALVAVQARYGPKTVVSGLEHETVDGDGPRNVGARIRRLSKQADVPVPSVAVADHDEPNCLTVGTQRSPTIVVTTGLFEALDDDELDAALAHEIAHLVNHDLTVVSVVASVVAIGDRLLERERALRGLLVTIVAVVAYTFGALWIVPYLAVVGVLLLVLLVGPYLVIATVFLVVSAVARLLLGVNAITLGLFAKTREYAADRGASRLTGDPAAMASALETLEENSRPERDLRLDASATLGIIPQSLSAEQPDDETDDEAEGWFERWFVSQFRTWYENLSEFRLEERFGGEVSEGESEERQWQKAERQRARGHDSADDVDGDGQSWIVDPFVDHVVSPIRLRIRRVLQWRPSTHPATEARIEQLRTLERRQRD; from the coding sequence GTGACGCTGACACCGGACCGATGGCTCCAGATTCGTATTGCCGCGGCGCTCGTGCTGGTCGTGGGGGTCAACGTGTTCGTCCTCTCGGTACTTGCCTGGAGCACCCTGCAGGTACTGTCCGCAAGCGGTCGGTCGATACCTGTCGAGTCCGGTCTCCCGCTTACCGCTGGGGCAGTACTACTCGGTGCGATCGCTCTCGTTGCCGTCCAGGCACGATACGGACCGAAGACCGTCGTCTCCGGACTCGAACACGAAACGGTCGACGGCGATGGTCCACGTAACGTCGGTGCACGGATTCGGAGGCTGTCGAAGCAGGCAGACGTCCCAGTCCCGTCAGTTGCCGTTGCCGACCACGACGAACCGAACTGCTTGACCGTCGGCACGCAACGGTCTCCGACGATCGTGGTCACGACAGGGTTGTTCGAGGCCCTCGACGACGACGAACTCGACGCGGCACTGGCTCACGAAATCGCTCACCTCGTGAATCACGATCTCACGGTCGTAAGCGTCGTTGCCTCGGTCGTTGCGATCGGTGATCGGTTGCTCGAGCGGGAACGAGCGCTTCGAGGATTGCTCGTAACGATCGTCGCAGTCGTCGCGTACACCTTCGGTGCACTGTGGATCGTGCCGTACCTCGCCGTCGTCGGGGTTTTGCTGTTGGTCCTTCTCGTCGGTCCGTATCTCGTGATCGCGACGGTCTTTCTCGTCGTGAGCGCCGTCGCTCGGCTGTTGCTCGGGGTGAACGCGATCACGCTCGGCCTGTTCGCGAAGACCCGCGAGTACGCCGCCGATCGTGGTGCGAGTCGGTTAACCGGTGATCCGGCTGCGATGGCGAGTGCGCTCGAAACGCTCGAGGAAAACAGTCGTCCGGAACGGGACCTACGTCTAGACGCGAGCGCGACGCTCGGAATCATCCCGCAGTCGCTTTCGGCCGAGCAACCGGACGACGAGACGGACGACGAGGCGGAAGGGTGGTTCGAACGCTGGTTCGTGAGCCAGTTTCGAACGTGGTACGAGAACCTCTCGGAATTTCGACTCGAGGAACGGTTCGGTGGCGAGGTCTCCGAGGGAGAATCCGAGGAACGGCAGTGGCAGAAAGCGGAGAGACAGCGTGCCCGCGGTCACGACTCTGCGGACGACGTCGACGGTGACGGACAGTCCTGGATCGTCGATCCGTTCGTAGACCACGTCGTCTCTCCGATCCGGCTCCGGATCCGTCGAGTGTTACAGTGGCGTCCGTCGACACATCCCGCGACCGAAGCGCGGATCGAACAGTTGCGGACGCTCGAGCGTCGTCAACGCGATTGA
- a CDS encoding YkgJ family cysteine cluster protein: protein MQSLEEELEQARDLSVADLADAIESIGFECTRCGACCTGHGEDEHTATVFPDEVRDLESADGESDTVPSTEERDWRDVARPMPYGLEETDEGLSGETFEWALQTDGCGDCVFYEETDDGMGACVAHDDRPLICRTYPFSVALAGTSQPMGEAVDEAGIVRAHECEGLGRDISREDAEELARALKERAVRELEEAIAVRDSYEPAGPDPGEVVVHDSEGAKRIDGRPLEDK, encoded by the coding sequence GTGCAATCCCTCGAGGAGGAACTCGAGCAGGCCCGCGACCTCTCGGTCGCCGACCTCGCGGACGCGATCGAGTCGATCGGCTTCGAGTGTACGCGCTGTGGTGCCTGCTGTACGGGTCACGGCGAGGACGAACACACTGCGACGGTGTTTCCCGACGAGGTGCGCGACCTCGAGTCGGCCGACGGGGAGAGCGACACGGTTCCGTCGACCGAGGAGCGCGACTGGCGCGACGTCGCCCGGCCGATGCCGTACGGCCTCGAGGAGACCGACGAAGGCTTATCGGGCGAAACGTTCGAGTGGGCGCTCCAGACCGACGGCTGTGGCGACTGCGTCTTCTACGAGGAAACCGACGACGGGATGGGAGCCTGCGTCGCCCACGACGACCGCCCGCTGATCTGTCGAACGTACCCGTTCAGCGTCGCGCTCGCGGGCACCAGCCAGCCGATGGGCGAGGCAGTAGACGAAGCCGGCATCGTGCGCGCTCACGAGTGCGAGGGACTCGGGCGAGACATCTCTCGTGAGGATGCGGAGGAACTCGCACGCGCGCTGAAAGAGCGTGCCGTCAGAGAACTCGAGGAAGCGATCGCCGTCCGGGACAGCTACGAGCCAGCCGGTCCCGACCCGGGCGAGGTGGTCGTCCACGATTCGGAGGGCGCGAAACGGATCGACGGACGACCGTTAGAGGACAAGTAG
- a CDS encoding 30S ribosomal protein S27e, whose product MAGNFYSVKCSDCENEQVVFGKASTEVACAVCGTTLARPTGGKAEIDHEIVETVESR is encoded by the coding sequence ATGGCAGGAAACTTCTACAGCGTCAAATGCAGCGACTGTGAGAACGAACAGGTCGTCTTCGGCAAAGCCTCCACGGAGGTCGCCTGCGCCGTCTGCGGGACGACGCTGGCCCGACCGACCGGTGGCAAAGCCGAGATCGACCACGAGATAGTCGAAACGGTCGAATCACGATGA
- a CDS encoding proteasome assembly chaperone family protein, with translation MDELEIDAVAEAQLDDPVLVEGLPGVGHVGKLAVDHLLEELEGDSTLVRRIYSREFPPQVTVEDGVSELTCAELHAVSVPEGRDLLLLTGDHQAQTNDGHYLLTTAFLDIAEEFGASEVFALGGVPTGELIDEYAVVGAVSDESMCETFEDAGVEFREDEPAGGIVGVSGLLLGLGERRGFEAACLMGETSGYLVDPKSARAVLEVLEDLLGFELDYETLDERADEMEDVIGKIQEMEQQQQQQQMPTDDDLRYIG, from the coding sequence ATGGACGAACTCGAGATCGACGCGGTCGCGGAGGCACAACTGGACGATCCAGTACTCGTCGAGGGGCTGCCGGGCGTCGGTCACGTCGGCAAACTCGCGGTCGACCACCTGCTCGAGGAACTCGAGGGGGACAGCACGCTCGTTCGTCGCATTTACTCTCGGGAGTTTCCGCCGCAGGTGACCGTCGAGGACGGCGTCTCGGAGTTGACCTGTGCGGAGCTCCACGCCGTCTCCGTTCCCGAGGGTCGTGACCTGCTCCTGTTGACGGGCGACCATCAGGCACAGACCAACGACGGCCACTACCTGCTGACGACGGCGTTTCTGGACATCGCCGAGGAGTTCGGCGCGTCGGAGGTGTTCGCGCTCGGTGGCGTCCCAACCGGCGAACTCATCGACGAGTACGCGGTCGTCGGTGCCGTCAGCGACGAATCCATGTGCGAGACGTTCGAGGACGCCGGTGTCGAGTTCCGCGAGGACGAACCAGCGGGCGGCATCGTCGGCGTCTCCGGGCTGCTGCTGGGCCTCGGCGAACGCCGCGGCTTCGAGGCGGCCTGTCTGATGGGCGAGACCAGCGGCTACCTCGTCGATCCGAAAAGCGCCCGTGCGGTACTCGAGGTACTCGAAGACCTCCTTGGGTTCGAACTCGACTACGAGACCCTGGACGAACGGGCTGATGAGATGGAAGACGTCATCGGAAAGATCCAGGAGATGGAACAACAACAGCAACAACAGCAGATGCCGACGGACGACGACCTGCGGTACATCGGTTGA
- a CDS encoding class I SAM-dependent methyltransferase: protein MDDDQRSITRHYDELASNWEAITRGPTKERILFPAIDSLLPSLSGKRVLDAGCGDGYYASLLADRGGDVLGIDASQEMVRVARDRYGDDVEFRRADLSEPLPAIEDDSVDVVLCQHVFSHLLSLETPLSEFARVLRPGGTLVVSTHHPFHDFLIVRDREYPNTTDALEMDLDPHVVADREKPAYHETERFEVHWGGPDSENPGTYYRRPLHALLDPLLAAGFDLSELVEPEPTEEFQRDYPDLARELRHRPSRSVCLRAER, encoded by the coding sequence ATGGACGACGATCAGCGGTCGATCACGCGCCACTACGACGAACTTGCGTCCAACTGGGAAGCGATAACGCGCGGACCGACGAAAGAACGAATTCTCTTCCCAGCTATCGACTCCTTGCTCCCGTCGCTATCCGGGAAACGCGTCCTCGACGCCGGGTGTGGCGACGGCTACTACGCCTCCCTTCTCGCTGACCGGGGTGGAGACGTGCTCGGTATCGACGCGAGCCAGGAGATGGTTCGGGTCGCCCGCGACCGGTACGGCGACGACGTCGAGTTTCGTCGTGCGGACCTCTCCGAACCGCTCCCCGCTATCGAGGACGATTCCGTCGACGTCGTGCTCTGCCAGCACGTGTTTTCACACCTCCTGTCGCTCGAGACGCCGCTCTCGGAGTTCGCTCGCGTGCTCCGCCCGGGCGGGACGCTTGTGGTCTCGACCCACCATCCGTTCCACGACTTCCTGATCGTCCGTGACCGCGAGTATCCGAACACGACCGACGCACTCGAGATGGACCTCGATCCACACGTCGTCGCCGACCGGGAGAAACCCGCGTATCACGAGACGGAACGGTTCGAAGTTCACTGGGGAGGACCCGACAGCGAGAACCCGGGAACGTACTACCGACGTCCTCTCCACGCGTTGCTCGATCCGCTGCTCGCCGCCGGGTTCGACCTCTCCGAACTCGTCGAACCGGAGCCGACCGAGGAGTTCCAGCGCGACTATCCGGACCTCGCGCGCGAACTCCGCCACCGGCCGTCGAGGTCGGTCTGTCTCCGCGCGGAACGATAG
- a CDS encoding translation initiation factor IF-2 subunit alpha translates to MKYSGWPDPGELVVGKIDEIEDFGVFVDLEEYEDKRGLIHISEVASGWIKNVRDHVREGQIVVCKVLDVDEESQQIDLSLKDVNDHQRSEKIQQWKNEQKADNWMELALGEETDDEVYTEVANELIAAHGSLYQGFKQAAIHGEEALEETDLSADNLDAIVETARENVSVPYVNVTGYVDLENPSPSGVDGIREALEAAEGNGEVPDEVDLEVSYVGAPEYRIEVQAPNYKTAESQLEESAERAVAAIEDHDGEGEYHRERRTDDE, encoded by the coding sequence ATGAAATACAGCGGCTGGCCCGACCCCGGCGAACTCGTCGTCGGCAAGATCGACGAGATCGAAGACTTCGGCGTCTTCGTCGATCTCGAGGAGTACGAGGACAAGCGCGGCCTCATCCACATCTCCGAGGTCGCCAGCGGATGGATCAAGAACGTCCGCGACCACGTCCGCGAGGGCCAGATCGTCGTCTGTAAGGTCCTGGACGTCGACGAGGAGTCCCAGCAGATCGACCTCTCGCTGAAAGACGTCAACGACCACCAGCGCTCCGAGAAGATCCAGCAGTGGAAAAACGAGCAGAAAGCCGACAACTGGATGGAACTCGCGCTGGGCGAGGAAACCGACGACGAGGTCTACACAGAGGTCGCGAACGAACTGATCGCCGCCCACGGTAGCCTCTATCAGGGCTTCAAGCAGGCCGCGATCCACGGCGAGGAGGCCCTCGAAGAGACCGATCTCTCGGCCGACAACCTCGACGCCATCGTCGAGACGGCCCGCGAGAACGTTTCGGTGCCGTACGTCAACGTCACCGGCTACGTCGACCTCGAGAATCCGTCGCCGTCCGGCGTCGACGGCATCCGTGAGGCGCTCGAGGCTGCGGAAGGGAACGGCGAAGTGCCCGACGAAGTCGACCTCGAGGTCAGCTACGTCGGCGCGCCCGAGTACCGCATCGAGGTGCAGGCGCCCAACTACAAGACCGCCGAGTCTCAACTCGAGGAAAGCGCCGAGCGCGCGGTCGCCGCCATCGAGGACCACGACGGCGAGGGCGAGTACCACCGCGAGCGTCGCACCGACGACGAATGA
- a CDS encoding MarR family transcriptional regulator has protein sequence MSTSTTEDRGGATEQTLTEEEYRDRLRDLPPSAKLVAKVLETDSPLSQGQLAEESLLPDRTVRYALNRLEDVGLVDSRYSFRDARKQVYFLKY, from the coding sequence ATGAGCACGAGTACCACTGAGGATCGTGGTGGAGCGACCGAACAGACGCTGACCGAAGAGGAGTACCGCGACCGCCTGCGTGACCTGCCACCGAGCGCGAAACTGGTCGCGAAAGTCCTCGAGACCGACTCCCCGCTCTCGCAGGGACAGCTCGCCGAGGAGTCGCTGCTGCCCGACCGCACCGTCCGCTACGCGCTCAACCGCCTCGAGGACGTCGGACTCGTCGATTCCCGATACAGTTTCCGTGATGCGCGCAAGCAGGTTTACTTCCTGAAGTACTGA
- a CDS encoding 50S ribosomal protein L44e, with protein MQMPRRFNTYCPHCNEHHEHEVEKSRTGASTGMKKVADRQRKRQTSSIGNSGKFSKVPSGEKPTKKTDLKYRCSECGKAHLRKGWRAGRLEFQE; from the coding sequence ATGCAGATGCCACGCCGATTCAATACGTACTGCCCGCATTGTAACGAACACCACGAACACGAAGTCGAGAAGTCGCGAACGGGCGCTTCGACCGGAATGAAGAAGGTCGCGGACCGCCAGCGCAAGCGCCAGACCTCGAGCATCGGTAACTCCGGTAAGTTCTCGAAGGTCCCCAGTGGCGAGAAGCCGACCAAGAAGACCGACCTCAAGTACCGCTGCAGCGAGTGTGGCAAGGCCCACCTCCGCAAGGGATGGCGCGCCGGCCGACTCGAGTTCCAGGAGTGA
- a CDS encoding RNA-protein complex protein Nop10: MKSDIRVCSAWRKRHDRPVYTLSADCPECGADAENSAPAPFDPEDPYGEYRRSLKRRNR; encoded by the coding sequence ATGAAATCCGACATCCGGGTGTGTTCGGCGTGGCGCAAGCGACACGACCGCCCGGTGTATACCCTTTCTGCGGACTGTCCGGAGTGTGGTGCCGACGCCGAGAACAGCGCGCCCGCGCCGTTCGATCCCGAGGACCCGTACGGCGAGTACCGACGGTCTCTTAAACGTCGCAATCGCTGA
- a CDS encoding MBL fold metallo-hydrolase yields the protein MDVARCVVPTGTRAPTGDTNAYVLGTGTAMLVDPAARTDELDDIVGDRTVEHVLVTHTHPDHVGAVTHYAAETGATVWARTGHADRFREATDSVPDREFGPGTEIPLGDDRVRILDAPGHAPDHVALEAGHDGPILCGDCAVQEGSVVVGAPEGDMRAYVTTLRRLWAIDPPSLYPGHGPEIVSPRETIERLLDHRARREQRIREAVDDGAQTLEEILESAYEKDLTGVRDLARATAVAHLEKLDVEGRLEWDGERARPATGKRQ from the coding sequence ATGGACGTGGCTCGCTGCGTCGTCCCGACTGGAACGCGGGCACCGACCGGTGATACGAACGCTTACGTGCTCGGAACCGGGACCGCGATGCTCGTCGATCCAGCCGCTCGAACCGACGAACTCGACGACATCGTCGGAGACCGGACCGTCGAACACGTACTGGTTACCCACACTCATCCGGATCACGTCGGCGCAGTCACACACTACGCCGCCGAAACTGGGGCCACCGTCTGGGCTCGAACAGGTCACGCCGACCGATTCCGAGAAGCGACCGACTCCGTTCCGGACCGCGAGTTCGGTCCGGGAACGGAGATTCCCCTCGGCGACGACCGGGTACGGATCCTCGATGCCCCAGGTCACGCGCCCGACCACGTCGCACTCGAGGCCGGCCACGACGGACCGATCCTCTGTGGCGACTGTGCAGTCCAGGAGGGAAGCGTCGTCGTCGGCGCACCCGAGGGAGATATGCGCGCGTACGTGACGACGCTCCGTCGGCTGTGGGCAATCGATCCGCCGTCGCTGTATCCGGGCCACGGCCCCGAAATCGTCTCGCCACGGGAGACCATCGAGCGCCTGCTCGACCATCGGGCGCGACGCGAACAGCGCATCCGCGAGGCCGTCGACGACGGCGCTCAAACGCTCGAGGAGATCCTCGAGTCGGCCTACGAGAAGGATCTGACCGGTGTCCGTGACCTCGCGCGGGCGACGGCCGTCGCACACCTCGAAAAACTCGACGTGGAAGGGCGACTCGAGTGGGACGGCGAGCGTGCGCGTCCGGCGACCGGAAAACGTCAGTAA
- a CDS encoding glycosyltransferase codes for MSRTIGLVVPAFRPNVDALRAYVLDLEERLEPETIRIELDDPADETVEQLEALPATINAVDRRRGKGAAVTAGFCALETDVRAFADADGSTAVESVATIVDRVRTGKTDLAVGSRRHPEADVLSSQSVLRERLGDGFAWLARRLLAVSVSDYQCGAKAIDEVAWADACPHLHEHGFAWDVELLAVVDALGYRIDEVPVTWADAPDSTVSSVETPLELARGAVRARNRAKQVTGDSGDTTLGRRKTEPTILERLGIDTELERDVDDD; via the coding sequence ATGAGCCGGACGATTGGCCTCGTCGTTCCGGCGTTCCGCCCGAACGTCGATGCTCTCCGTGCGTACGTACTCGATCTCGAGGAGCGACTCGAGCCCGAAACGATCAGAATCGAACTCGACGATCCGGCGGACGAGACCGTCGAGCAACTCGAGGCGCTCCCCGCGACGATCAACGCCGTCGACAGGCGTCGCGGGAAGGGAGCCGCGGTGACGGCCGGGTTTTGTGCGCTCGAGACCGACGTCAGGGCGTTCGCCGACGCGGACGGGAGCACGGCAGTCGAGTCGGTCGCGACGATCGTCGACCGCGTTCGTACTGGAAAGACGGATCTCGCGGTCGGTTCCCGTCGCCACCCCGAGGCCGACGTCTTGAGCAGTCAGTCAGTACTGCGTGAACGTCTCGGGGACGGGTTCGCCTGGCTCGCTCGACGCCTGCTCGCAGTCTCGGTGTCGGATTACCAGTGTGGCGCAAAGGCGATCGACGAGGTCGCCTGGGCCGACGCCTGCCCCCACCTCCACGAACACGGGTTCGCCTGGGACGTCGAACTGCTCGCCGTCGTCGACGCCCTCGGCTATCGGATCGACGAAGTCCCCGTGACGTGGGCTGATGCCCCCGATTCGACCGTCTCGTCTGTCGAAACGCCACTCGAGCTCGCACGCGGGGCCGTCCGCGCACGTAATCGCGCGAAACAGGTTACCGGGGACAGCGGCGACACGACGCTCGGGAGACGGAAAACGGAGCCGACGATACTCGAACGACTCGGTATCGACACCGAACTGGAGCGAGACGTAGACGATGACTGA
- a CDS encoding digeranylgeranylglycerophospholipid reductase produces MNDRYDVVIAGAGPAGGQCARDLAARGYDVVVLETEAEDEFPRQSNKSTAGTFPSMMASFGVPDDVVMQYTDSVVLESPTDYYVRDQPGAVLEFADFKRFLVEDSREDGAEYRFDARVTGPIMENGEIVGVEYNGDEEVYGEIVIDATGPSAPLAKKLGVSDLERENHAIGIEYEFEGIDVDRPGFADLHDAMMLRLDHEIAPGGYSWIFHTGEDTAKVGLCYIQNDYHKQYAKDGYTIDDYLEHWLETDPRFDDAEPIEGKQHRGSAHIQMPGKMHTDRFMAIGDTVPTVDPLWGEGIHTCMKSGRAAAATADSCLKHGGLEPNAENLEVYETLWHRDVAPNVRNRQLMTKLLYLAENERYDELMADLNRLDDDTLAKANNGNFRAIRKLLGVRDVPMLAKFAKRELL; encoded by the coding sequence ATGAACGATCGTTACGACGTGGTGATCGCTGGTGCCGGCCCCGCAGGTGGCCAGTGTGCTCGAGACCTCGCAGCGAGAGGATACGACGTCGTCGTCCTCGAGACCGAGGCTGAAGACGAGTTCCCGCGCCAGAGCAACAAGTCGACGGCAGGTACGTTCCCGTCGATGATGGCCTCCTTCGGCGTTCCGGACGACGTGGTAATGCAGTACACCGACAGCGTCGTCCTCGAGTCGCCGACCGACTACTACGTTCGGGACCAGCCCGGTGCTGTCCTCGAGTTCGCTGACTTCAAGCGCTTCCTCGTCGAGGACAGTCGCGAAGACGGTGCGGAGTACCGGTTCGACGCGCGTGTCACCGGTCCGATCATGGAAAACGGCGAGATCGTCGGCGTCGAGTACAACGGCGACGAGGAAGTCTACGGCGAGATCGTTATCGACGCGACCGGTCCGAGCGCGCCGCTGGCCAAGAAACTCGGCGTTAGCGACCTGGAACGCGAGAATCACGCCATCGGCATCGAGTACGAGTTCGAGGGGATCGACGTCGATCGCCCCGGGTTCGCGGATCTGCACGACGCGATGATGCTGCGACTCGACCACGAGATCGCACCCGGTGGCTACTCCTGGATCTTCCACACCGGCGAGGACACCGCCAAGGTCGGCCTCTGTTACATCCAGAACGACTACCACAAGCAGTACGCCAAGGACGGCTACACGATCGACGACTACCTCGAGCACTGGCTCGAGACCGATCCGCGGTTCGACGACGCCGAACCCATCGAGGGCAAACAACACCGCGGCTCGGCACACATCCAGATGCCCGGCAAGATGCACACCGACCGGTTCATGGCCATCGGCGACACCGTACCGACGGTCGACCCGCTGTGGGGAGAGGGGATCCACACCTGCATGAAATCGGGCCGGGCGGCCGCTGCCACGGCCGACAGCTGTCTCAAACACGGCGGCCTCGAGCCGAACGCGGAGAACCTGGAGGTCTACGAGACCCTGTGGCACCGCGACGTCGCGCCGAACGTACGCAACCGACAGCTGATGACGAAACTGCTGTATCTCGCCGAAAACGAGCGGTACGACGAGCTGATGGCGGACCTGAACCGGCTCGACGACGACACGCTCGCGAAGGCAAACAACGGGAACTTCCGTGCGATCAGGAAACTGCTCGGCGTCCGTGACGTCCCGATGCTCGCGAAGTTTGCGAAACGAGAACTCCTGTAG